A genome region from Desulfurobacteriaceae bacterium includes the following:
- the argF gene encoding ornithine carbamoyltransferase, translating to MKDFISMLDADRLFIENIIHLSAFLKEKQKKGELYRPLDGFTAALIFEKPSTRTRVSFEVGVYQLGGHGVYMDTKGSQLGRGEPIKDTARVLSRYVDLIVIRTFEQKRVEELARYSDVPVINALTDEEHPCQVLADIFTIWEYKRELKGLKVAYVGDGNNMCNSWLIGAAYMGMKFYAATPKGFEPLESYVEKAKEIAKDTGAEIVVTNDPIETVKDADVIYTDVWASMGQEEESEKRKEIFMPYQVNSELVKHAKNDFLFMHCLPAHRGEEVTDEIIESDRSIVWDQAENRLHTQKALILKLVRKRTF from the coding sequence ATGAAGGATTTTATTTCTATGCTTGATGCAGATAGACTCTTCATAGAAAACATAATCCACTTGAGTGCTTTCTTGAAAGAAAAACAGAAGAAAGGAGAACTTTACAGACCTTTAGATGGGTTTACTGCTGCATTAATATTTGAAAAACCTTCAACAAGAACGAGGGTTTCTTTTGAAGTAGGTGTATACCAACTTGGAGGACACGGTGTCTATATGGACACTAAAGGTTCTCAACTTGGAAGAGGAGAACCTATAAAAGATACAGCAAGAGTCTTATCGAGATACGTAGACTTAATAGTTATCAGAACATTTGAACAAAAAAGAGTGGAAGAACTCGCTAGATACTCAGATGTCCCGGTCATTAACGCTCTTACCGATGAAGAACATCCTTGCCAAGTTCTTGCAGATATTTTCACCATTTGGGAATACAAAAGAGAACTTAAAGGACTAAAAGTTGCTTACGTTGGTGATGGAAACAATATGTGTAACTCTTGGTTAATTGGTGCTGCCTATATGGGAATGAAGTTCTACGCTGCAACCCCTAAGGGTTTTGAACCTTTAGAAAGCTATGTAGAAAAAGCCAAGGAAATTGCTAAAGACACTGGTGCAGAGATAGTTGTAACAAATGACCCAATAGAAACAGTAAAAGATGCAGATGTCATCTATACCGACGTTTGGGCAAGTATGGGACAGGAAGAAGAAAGTGAAAAGAGAAAAGAAATCTTCATGCCTTATCAGGTAAATAGCGAACTTGTAAAACACGCTAAAAATGACTTCCTCTTTATGCACTGCTTACCAGCACACAGAGGAGAGGAAGTAACAGATGAAATAATTGAAAGTGACAGGTCGATTGTTTGGGATCAAGCAGAAAATAGGCTACATACCCAGAAAGCTTTAATCCTGAAACTTGTTAGAAAGAGAACTTTCTAA
- a CDS encoding type II secretion system protein yields the protein MKRGFSLLEILIVLTIISVGIFVALPTFYSFEKGSWDNFENQLKTAAGNLFSLSKPSEICVNFKDNYLKLGGEKILIPQEGKVEYLVFQGSLVSSDLFSKYCTYLQKPEAIGILIKKENNTFLSILILFPAGEVIIKETSLAESESLKDKILKGRVLE from the coding sequence ATGAAAAGAGGATTTTCTTTACTGGAAATACTAATCGTCCTTACAATCATTTCAGTAGGAATTTTCGTTGCTCTTCCTACGTTTTACAGCTTTGAAAAGGGTTCTTGGGATAATTTCGAAAATCAATTAAAGACAGCTGCAGGCAACCTTTTCTCCCTTTCAAAGCCTTCGGAAATTTGTGTTAATTTCAAGGATAATTATTTAAAGCTTGGAGGAGAAAAAATACTAATTCCCCAAGAAGGAAAAGTAGAATATCTTGTCTTCCAAGGATCACTTGTATCCTCTGATCTTTTTTCCAAATATTGTACCTACTTACAAAAACCAGAAGCTATCGGCATTCTAATAAAAAAAGAAAACAATACTTTCTTATCCATTCTAATTTTGTTTCCTGCTGGAGAAGTTATAATAAAAGAAACCTCCTTGGCGGAGTCCGAAAGCCTGAAAGATAAAATTTTAAAAGGGAGGGTTCTAGAGTGA